The proteins below come from a single Candidatus Methylomirabilota bacterium genomic window:
- a CDS encoding ABC transporter substrate binding protein, producing the protein MSAKHVQRILAGTHPKDLPVENYDKIELALNLRTAREIGLTIPPSVRIRAAKVIE; encoded by the coding sequence ATGTCGGCGAAGCATGTCCAGCGGATCCTGGCGGGTACTCACCCCAAGGACCTCCCGGTCGAGAACTACGACAAGATCGAACTCGCCCTCAATCTCCGCACCGCCCGGGAGATCGGCCTCACGATCCCGCCGTCTGTCCGCATCCGGGCGGCCAAGGTTATCGAGTAA
- a CDS encoding BrnT family toxin, with translation MHFTWDPAKAAANLKKHRVSFPEAATVLEDPLSTTFPDESHSTGERRFVTIGASTRGRLLVVAHAERDDTIRIVSARRATRRERAFYEQK, from the coding sequence GTGCACTTCACTTGGGATCCCGCAAAGGCTGCTGCGAACCTAAAGAAGCACCGCGTGAGCTTCCCTGAGGCTGCGACCGTGCTGGAAGATCCGCTTTCGACGACCTTTCCCGACGAGAGCCACTCGACGGGGGAACGGCGTTTCGTGACGATTGGAGCGTCGACGCGCGGCCGGCTCCTCGTCGTCGCGCACGCCGAACGTGACGACACAATCCGCATCGTCAGCGCCCGACGAGCGACGAGGCGCGAGCGAGCATTCTATGAGCAAAAATAG